A region of Vigna radiata var. radiata cultivar VC1973A chromosome 6, Vradiata_ver6, whole genome shotgun sequence DNA encodes the following proteins:
- the LOC106763054 gene encoding probable protein disulfide-isomerase A6 isoform X1, whose amino-acid sequence MLWEPLLNLDVKILVCLSSSQWSRRTKYETIYWQDADDNYKKAVYSQLEEEVKKLKGFAARYGSLYLKLPKKSMEKGTNYAKNEILRLDRMLEKVIYDFIMFDIINILEINVINCIS is encoded by the exons ATGCTTTGGGAGCCTTTACTCAACCTTGATGTCAAGATCTTGGTG TGCCTCAGCTCTTCACAATGGTCAAGGAGAACCAAGTATGAGACCATTTATTGGCAAGAC GCTGATGATAATTACAAGAAGGCAGTATATTCCCAGCTTGAGGAGGAAGTTAAGAAGCTCAAGGGTTTTGCTGCCAG ATATGGAAGCCTCTACTTAAAACTTCCCAAGAAGAGTATGGAAAAGGGTACGAACTATGCAAAGAATGAAATTCTTCGCCTAGACCGCATGCTTGAGAAGGTAATTTATGACTTTATCATGTTtgatatcataaatattttggaGATTAATGTAATCAACTGCATATCATAA